One genomic window of Streptomyces sp. WP-1 includes the following:
- a CDS encoding Ig-like domain-containing protein, translating to MSHVHGRARRAGAALAAVLTWAGLLAGCSAGGSGPLGLGGRPGRTSAPRDAIRVSPDDGSRAVPQNQRLRVRVPDGRLEKVKVVKEQDARATPVPGRLSADGLTWRPDDDKLALAARYTVDAVALDSGGRRSARHASFTTYVPGKRFIAYATPENRSLVGTGEIVSLAFSTDIVDKAAVERAVRVTARPAVEVRPHWFGKNRLDFRPEKYWKPGTKVTVDLGLRDVEAAKGVYGLQAKSFSFTVGRSQTSLVDAAAHTMEVRRDGRLLATVPITAGAPANPTYNGKMVVMEMLEETRMNSQTVGFGGEYDIPDVPHAMRLTDSGTFLHGNYWDPTAPGVANVSHGCVGLRDVQGGSSDTPAGWFFDRSLVGDVVEIVNSQDKTVDPGNGFGGWNLTWAAWKAGSAVR from the coding sequence GTGAGCCACGTACATGGGCGCGCACGGCGCGCGGGGGCCGCACTGGCGGCCGTACTGACATGGGCCGGACTGCTGGCCGGATGCTCCGCGGGCGGCTCGGGCCCGCTGGGCCTGGGCGGCAGACCCGGCAGGACTTCGGCACCCCGGGACGCCATCCGGGTGTCCCCGGACGACGGCAGCAGGGCCGTCCCGCAGAACCAGCGGCTGCGGGTGCGGGTGCCCGACGGCCGGCTGGAGAAGGTGAAGGTCGTCAAGGAACAGGACGCGCGGGCCACCCCGGTCCCCGGGCGTCTCAGCGCCGACGGGCTGACCTGGCGGCCGGACGACGACAAGCTGGCGCTCGCCGCCAGGTACACCGTGGACGCGGTGGCGCTGGACTCGGGCGGGCGCCGCTCGGCCCGGCACGCCTCCTTCACCACCTACGTCCCCGGCAAGCGGTTCATCGCCTACGCCACCCCGGAGAACCGCTCCCTGGTCGGCACCGGGGAGATCGTCTCCCTGGCCTTCAGCACGGACATCGTGGACAAGGCCGCCGTCGAACGCGCGGTGCGGGTCACGGCGCGGCCCGCGGTGGAGGTCCGCCCCCACTGGTTCGGCAAGAACCGGCTCGACTTCCGCCCGGAGAAGTACTGGAAGCCCGGCACCAAGGTCACCGTCGACCTCGGCCTGCGCGACGTCGAGGCCGCCAAGGGTGTCTACGGGCTTCAGGCCAAGTCGTTCTCCTTCACCGTCGGGCGCAGCCAGACCTCCCTGGTCGACGCGGCGGCGCACACCATGGAGGTGCGGCGCGACGGCCGGCTGCTGGCCACCGTCCCGATCACCGCGGGCGCCCCGGCGAACCCCACCTACAACGGCAAGATGGTGGTGATGGAGATGCTGGAGGAGACCCGGATGAACAGTCAGACGGTCGGCTTCGGCGGTGAGTACGACATCCCCGACGTCCCGCACGCCATGCGGCTCACCGACTCCGGCACCTTCCTGCACGGCAACTACTGGGACCCGACCGCCCCCGGGGTGGCCAACGTCAGCCATGGCTGTGTGGGCCTCAGGGACGTCCAGGGCGGCAGCTCGGACACCCCCGCCGGGTGGTTCTTCGACCGCAGCCTCGTCGGTGACGTGGTGGAGATCGTCAACAGCCAGGACAAGACCGTCGACCCCGGCAACGGGTTCGGCGGGTGGAACCTGACGTGGGCGGCATGGAAGGCGGGCTCCGCGGTGAGATAA
- the glgX gene encoding glycogen debranching protein GlgX translates to MTSAAEQRAPAGGRAGAPSTNGARRAPVPGPPVWPGTPTPLGARFRVGPDGVAGTNFALWAAGAHAVRLCLFDADGRETRVPLTELTHEIWHGFVPGVLPGQRYGYRVDGRWDPWTGARWNPAKLLLDPYARAVDGEFTLPAEVYGHVRDWPEQHVADTVRDERDSAPYVPKGVVVHDDDDWSDDRRPKTPWADSVIYELHVRGFTKLHPGIPEQLRGTYAGLAHPAAIEHLVRLGVTAVELLPVHQFAHEDHLLRRGLSNYWGYNSVGYFAPHAGYAASGTAGQQVGEFKRMVRALHAAGIEVVLDVVYNHTAEAGELGPTLSLKGIDNRGYYRLQDDARRYADYTGCGNTLHVVRPQVLRLITDSLRYWVTEMGVDGFRFDLAAALARSMHDVDMLSPFLAVIAQDPVLRRVKLIAEPWDIGSGGYQVGAFPPLWTEWNDRYRGAVRDFWRHALPDVREMGYRLSGSSDLYAWGGRRPYASVNFVTAHDGFTLRDLVSYERKHNEANGEDNRDGSDDNRSWNCGTEGETADPEVRALRRRQLRNLLTTLLLSTGVPMLVAGDEFGRTQGGNNNAYCQDNATGWLDWSLLEEPGWRALFALTSRLIALRHRHPVLRRRAFFSGRAQAADGLRDLAWFTARGAEMTEGDWYAPAATLGMYLSGRDIPGRDERGAQVVDDSFLAVLHAGAEPTGFVLPGPPWAERYEVVVDTSREDQSAPPGTAHPAGTELTVPGRSVLLLRVLGGPGTG, encoded by the coding sequence GTGACGAGCGCAGCCGAGCAGCGGGCACCGGCCGGAGGGCGGGCCGGGGCGCCCTCGACGAACGGCGCCCGGCGCGCCCCGGTGCCCGGGCCGCCGGTGTGGCCGGGGACGCCGACGCCGCTGGGGGCCCGGTTCCGGGTCGGGCCCGACGGAGTGGCGGGCACCAACTTCGCGCTGTGGGCGGCCGGGGCGCACGCGGTGCGGCTGTGCCTGTTCGACGCGGACGGCCGCGAGACCCGGGTCCCGCTGACCGAGCTGACGCACGAGATCTGGCACGGCTTCGTGCCGGGCGTGCTGCCCGGACAGCGGTACGGCTACCGGGTGGACGGCCGCTGGGACCCGTGGACCGGCGCCCGCTGGAACCCCGCGAAGCTGCTCCTCGATCCGTACGCGCGCGCGGTGGACGGCGAGTTCACCCTGCCGGCCGAGGTGTACGGCCATGTGCGGGACTGGCCGGAGCAGCATGTCGCCGACACGGTGCGCGACGAGCGGGACTCGGCGCCGTACGTCCCGAAGGGTGTCGTCGTCCACGATGACGACGACTGGTCGGACGACCGCCGTCCCAAGACGCCCTGGGCGGACTCGGTCATCTACGAGCTGCACGTGCGCGGCTTCACCAAGCTGCACCCCGGCATCCCCGAACAGCTGCGCGGCACGTACGCCGGTCTCGCCCACCCGGCCGCGATCGAGCACCTGGTGCGGCTGGGCGTGACGGCCGTGGAGCTGCTGCCCGTCCACCAGTTCGCGCACGAGGACCACCTGCTGCGCCGGGGCCTGTCCAACTACTGGGGCTACAACTCGGTCGGCTACTTCGCCCCGCACGCCGGCTACGCGGCCTCCGGTACGGCCGGGCAGCAGGTCGGCGAGTTCAAGCGGATGGTGCGCGCGCTGCACGCGGCCGGCATCGAGGTCGTCCTCGACGTGGTCTACAACCACACCGCGGAGGCCGGGGAGCTGGGCCCGACGCTGTCCCTGAAGGGCATCGACAACCGCGGCTACTACCGGCTCCAGGACGACGCCCGCCGCTACGCCGACTACACCGGCTGCGGCAACACCCTGCACGTGGTGCGGCCCCAGGTGCTGCGGCTGATCACCGACTCGCTGCGCTACTGGGTGACCGAGATGGGCGTGGACGGCTTCCGCTTCGACCTCGCGGCGGCGCTCGCCCGCTCGATGCACGACGTGGACATGCTCTCGCCCTTCCTCGCGGTGATCGCCCAGGACCCGGTGCTGCGCCGGGTCAAGCTGATCGCCGAGCCCTGGGACATCGGCTCCGGCGGCTACCAGGTGGGCGCCTTCCCGCCGCTGTGGACCGAGTGGAACGACCGCTACCGGGGCGCCGTACGGGACTTCTGGCGGCACGCGCTGCCCGATGTGCGCGAGATGGGCTACCGGCTGTCCGGCTCCAGCGACCTGTACGCCTGGGGCGGGCGCCGCCCGTACGCCTCGGTCAACTTCGTCACCGCGCACGACGGTTTCACGCTGCGCGACCTGGTGTCGTACGAGCGCAAGCACAACGAGGCCAACGGCGAGGACAACCGGGACGGCAGCGACGACAACCGGTCCTGGAACTGCGGCACCGAGGGCGAGACGGCGGACCCGGAGGTGCGGGCCCTGCGCCGCCGCCAGCTGCGCAATCTGCTGACCACGCTGCTGCTGTCCACCGGGGTGCCCATGCTGGTGGCCGGTGACGAGTTCGGGCGCACCCAGGGCGGCAACAACAACGCGTACTGCCAGGACAACGCGACCGGCTGGCTCGACTGGTCGCTCCTGGAGGAGCCGGGCTGGCGGGCGCTGTTCGCGCTCACCTCGCGGCTGATCGCGCTGCGCCACCGGCATCCGGTGCTGCGCCGGCGCGCCTTCTTCTCCGGGCGGGCGCAGGCCGCGGACGGGCTGCGGGACCTGGCCTGGTTCACGGCGCGGGGCGCGGAGATGACCGAGGGCGACTGGTACGCGCCCGCGGCCACCCTCGGCATGTATCTGTCCGGGCGGGACATCCCGGGCCGCGACGAGCGGGGCGCGCAGGTGGTGGACGACAGCTTCCTCGCGGTGCTGCACGCGGGCGCGGAGCCGACCGGCTTCGTGCTGCCGGGCCCGCCGTGGGCCGAGCGGTACGAGGTCGTGGTGGACACCTCCCGCGAGGACCAGTCGGCACCGCCCGGCACGGCCCACCCGGCGGGCACGGAACTCACCGTGCCGGGGCGTTCGGTGCTGCTGCTGCGGGTCCTCGGGGGCCCGGGGACGGGCTGA
- a CDS encoding enoyl-CoA hydratase/isomerase family protein, protein MTVTLDVAEGVGTLRLDRPPMNALDVATQDRLRELAEEATRRDDVRAVVIYGGERVFAAGADIKEMQNMDHTAMVLRSRGLQDAFTAVARIPKPVVAAITGYALGGGCELALCADYRIAADNAKLGQPEILLGLIPGAGGTQRLPRLVGPSKAKDLIFTGRMVKADEALAIGLVDRVVPAAEVYEQAHTWAAKLAQGPALALRAAKEAVDVGLETDIDTGLAVERNWFAGLFATEDRERGMRSFVEEGPGKAKFL, encoded by the coding sequence ATGACCGTCACTCTTGATGTCGCCGAAGGCGTCGGCACCCTGCGTCTCGACCGCCCCCCGATGAACGCGCTGGACGTCGCCACCCAGGACCGGCTGAGGGAACTCGCCGAGGAGGCCACGCGCCGCGACGACGTGCGCGCCGTGGTGATCTACGGCGGGGAGCGGGTGTTCGCGGCGGGCGCGGACATCAAGGAGATGCAGAACATGGACCACACCGCGATGGTCCTGCGCTCCCGCGGCCTCCAGGACGCCTTCACCGCCGTGGCCCGCATCCCCAAGCCCGTCGTCGCCGCCATCACCGGCTACGCCCTCGGCGGCGGCTGCGAACTCGCCCTGTGCGCCGACTACCGCATCGCCGCCGACAACGCCAAGCTCGGCCAGCCCGAGATCCTGCTCGGCCTGATCCCGGGCGCCGGCGGCACCCAGCGGCTGCCCCGTCTGGTCGGCCCCTCCAAGGCCAAGGACCTCATCTTCACCGGCCGCATGGTCAAGGCCGACGAGGCCCTCGCGATCGGCCTGGTGGACCGGGTCGTCCCGGCCGCCGAGGTCTACGAGCAGGCGCACACCTGGGCCGCGAAACTCGCCCAGGGCCCGGCTCTCGCGCTGCGCGCCGCCAAGGAGGCCGTCGACGTCGGCCTGGAGACCGACATCGACACCGGGCTCGCCGTCGAACGCAACTGGTTCGCGGGCCTGTTCGCCACCGAGGACCGCGAGCGCGGCATGCGCAGCTTCGTGGAGGAGGGGCCCGGAAAGGCCAAGTTCCTTTAG
- a CDS encoding Ig-like domain-containing protein — MNVRPISGASVARRRRAAGGLIAGSLVLSLAACGGGGGGGKDDGKGAATQQGRPSTAAVSIAPEQGATGVATDGALKVSAARGKLTEVTVTDAKGAKVDGSITGDGGSWTPSAHLAADTEYTVHAVAKDTDGKSTTRDSSFTTVTPKSTFTGYFTPEDGSTVGVGMPFSVNFSRGITHPGAVEKSIKIKTDPPVDVEGHWFGNDRLDFRPEDYWKAGTKVTVDLDLDGVEGRDGVYGKQHKTVSFTIGRSQVSVVDASKHTMKVTRDGKVIKTLPVTTGKPGYATWNGQMVISEKLSVTRMNGETVGYGGEYDIKDVPHAMRLTTSGTFAHGNYWGGDAFGNYNASHGCIGLRDVKGGYDSSTPAAWFFDHSLLGDVVVVKNSHEKTVDPANGLNGWNMSWADWKK, encoded by the coding sequence GTGAACGTGCGGCCGATATCGGGGGCGTCGGTGGCGAGGCGGCGGCGCGCGGCAGGGGGGCTCATAGCCGGCTCCCTGGTGCTGTCGCTCGCGGCGTGCGGCGGAGGCGGGGGCGGCGGCAAGGACGACGGCAAGGGCGCCGCGACCCAGCAGGGCCGGCCCTCCACGGCCGCCGTCAGCATCGCGCCGGAACAGGGGGCCACGGGCGTCGCCACCGACGGCGCCCTCAAGGTCAGCGCGGCCCGGGGCAAGTTGACCGAGGTCACCGTCACGGACGCCAAGGGCGCGAAGGTCGACGGCAGCATCACCGGCGACGGCGGCTCCTGGACGCCGTCCGCCCATCTGGCCGCCGACACCGAGTACACGGTGCACGCCGTCGCCAAGGACACCGACGGCAAGAGCACCACCAGGGACTCCAGCTTCACCACCGTCACCCCGAAGAGCACCTTCACCGGCTACTTCACGCCTGAGGACGGCTCCACCGTCGGCGTCGGGATGCCGTTCTCCGTGAACTTCTCCCGGGGCATCACCCACCCCGGCGCCGTCGAGAAGTCCATCAAGATCAAGACGGACCCGCCGGTCGACGTCGAGGGCCACTGGTTCGGCAACGACCGCCTCGACTTCCGCCCCGAGGACTACTGGAAGGCCGGCACCAAGGTCACCGTCGACCTCGACCTCGACGGCGTCGAGGGCCGCGACGGCGTCTACGGCAAGCAGCACAAGACGGTGTCGTTCACCATCGGCCGCAGCCAGGTCTCCGTCGTGGACGCGAGCAAGCACACGATGAAGGTCACCCGCGACGGCAAGGTGATCAAGACCCTCCCGGTGACCACCGGCAAGCCCGGGTACGCCACCTGGAACGGGCAGATGGTCATCAGCGAGAAGCTGTCCGTGACCCGGATGAACGGCGAGACGGTCGGCTACGGCGGCGAGTACGACATCAAGGACGTCCCGCACGCCATGCGCCTGACCACCTCCGGCACCTTCGCGCACGGCAACTACTGGGGCGGCGACGCCTTCGGCAACTACAACGCCAGCCACGGCTGCATCGGCCTGCGCGACGTGAAGGGCGGCTACGACTCCTCGACGCCGGCCGCCTGGTTCTTCGACCACTCGCTCCTGGGTGACGTGGTGGTCGTCAAGAACTCCCACGAGAAGACCGTGGACCCGGCGAACGGGCTCAACGGCTGGAACATGTCCTGGGCGGACTGGAAGAAGTAG
- a CDS encoding SigE family RNA polymerase sigma factor: MEQARAGEYDAFVAARWSVLVHLARLLTGGDRHRAEDLLQESLVKLWFAWPKVADEAPEAYVRTVLARAAARSARRRWWGERPVEELPEVAAGGDLSATVAERSRLEAALARLTPRQRAAVVLRYYQDLPDRQVAETLGCPVGTARSHAARGVARLRQLLSDVVEPVG, encoded by the coding sequence ATGGAGCAGGCTCGGGCCGGTGAGTACGACGCGTTCGTGGCGGCCCGCTGGTCGGTCCTCGTCCATCTGGCCCGTCTGCTCACCGGGGGCGATCGGCATCGGGCCGAGGACCTGTTGCAGGAGTCCTTGGTCAAGCTGTGGTTCGCCTGGCCGAAGGTGGCCGACGAGGCGCCGGAGGCGTATGTGCGCACGGTGCTGGCGCGGGCGGCGGCCCGGTCGGCGCGGCGGCGCTGGTGGGGCGAGCGGCCCGTGGAGGAGCTGCCCGAGGTGGCGGCCGGCGGCGACCTGTCGGCGACCGTGGCCGAACGCTCCCGGCTGGAGGCGGCGCTCGCGCGGCTGACACCGCGCCAGCGGGCCGCCGTGGTCCTGCGCTACTACCAGGACCTGCCCGACCGGCAGGTCGCCGAGACCCTCGGCTGCCCGGTCGGCACCGCACGGTCCCATGCCGCGCGCGGGGTGGCCCGGCTGCGGCAGCTGCTGTCGGACGTCGTCGAGCCGGTGGGGTGA
- a CDS encoding GNAT family N-acetyltransferase, with protein sequence MRLEPLRVAHAAEAVAVLHDVRPHTWTGGAPATPAEPAARYRRRSAGHSRDGPAGLNRMLRRRTDGRPVGTVQATLSRPAGGETEAELAWVIGTGHQGAGYGREGARAMTGWPGAHGVDRLVAHIHPGHEASAGIARALGLRPTDRITDGEVRWSARPVRPVPVAAQRPAAAPAEREPTE encoded by the coding sequence CTGCGCCTCGAACCCCTGCGGGTCGCGCACGCGGCGGAGGCCGTCGCGGTTCTCCACGACGTACGGCCGCACACCTGGACCGGCGGCGCGCCCGCGACCCCGGCCGAGCCGGCGGCCCGGTACCGGCGCCGGTCCGCCGGGCACTCCCGGGACGGCCCGGCTGGGCTGAACCGGATGCTGCGCCGGCGTACGGACGGCCGGCCCGTCGGCACCGTGCAGGCCACCCTCTCCCGTCCGGCCGGGGGCGAAACCGAGGCCGAACTGGCCTGGGTGATCGGCACCGGCCACCAGGGCGCGGGCTACGGGCGGGAGGGCGCGCGGGCCATGACCGGCTGGCCGGGCGCCCACGGGGTGGACCGGCTCGTCGCGCACATCCACCCCGGGCACGAGGCGTCGGCGGGCATCGCGCGGGCGCTCGGGCTGCGTCCGACGGACCGGATCACCGACGGCGAGGTCCGCTGGAGCGCCCGGCCCGTCCGACCGGTCCCGGTGGCGGCTCAGCGGCCGGCGGCCGCGCCCGCCGAGAGGGAACCCACCGAGTAG